Proteins encoded by one window of Mesorhizobium sp. INR15:
- a CDS encoding four helix bundle protein: MSGKINSYKDLLVWQQAMDLAVATYSLTKTLPKEELYGLTSQIRRSANSIPANIAEGYGRDNRGSYQQFLRIAQGSLKEFETHLQIAERIGFSTHDQAHHMLLAAEGIGKMLRQLIIKLAPE; this comes from the coding sequence ATGAGCGGCAAGATCAATTCATACAAGGATCTTCTCGTATGGCAGCAGGCGATGGATCTGGCCGTCGCTACCTACTCCTTGACCAAGACGTTGCCAAAAGAAGAATTGTATGGGCTGACCAGCCAAATCCGCCGCTCGGCAAACTCTATCCCCGCGAACATCGCGGAAGGGTATGGCCGCGACAACAGAGGCTCTTATCAACAATTCCTCAGGATTGCCCAAGGCTCCCTGAAGGAGTTCGAAACACACCTCCAGATCGCGGAGCGCATTGGTTTTAGCACGCACGATCAAGCTCATCACATGCTACTGGCGGCCGAGGGCATCGGAAAAATGCTTCGCCAACTTATTATAAAACTTGCACCGGAATAG
- a CDS encoding isobutyryl-CoA dehydrogenase translates to MDAAVDASTSQFELNEEQRAIQEMAQAFATDRVAPNALDWDRRKHFPADVIRETGPLGLGGIYVRDDVGGSALGRLDAVLIFEALSRADPAFSSFISIHNMVASMIDRFGNDEQRQRFLPKLTSMEWLASYCLTEPGSGSDAAALKTRAVKSGGDYVLNGTKQFISGAGDSDVYAVMVRTGSDGPKGISTIVVPKDAPGLSFGANEHKMGWHMQSTRQVIFEDCKVPAENLLSGEGAGFGIAMAGLDGGRLNIAACSLGGAQSALDKALSYTSERKAFGSKINQFQALQFKLADMETELQAARIFLYAAASKLDRKAPDAGKWSAMAKRFVTDTGFTIANDALQLLGGYGYLHDYGIEKLVRDLRVHQILEGTNEIMRVIIARTLIGR, encoded by the coding sequence ATGGACGCCGCGGTCGATGCGAGCACCAGCCAGTTCGAACTCAACGAAGAGCAGCGCGCCATCCAGGAGATGGCGCAGGCCTTCGCCACCGATCGCGTCGCGCCCAACGCGCTTGACTGGGATCGCCGAAAACACTTCCCCGCCGATGTGATCCGCGAGACCGGCCCGCTCGGCCTCGGCGGCATCTATGTCCGCGACGATGTCGGCGGCTCGGCACTTGGCCGGCTCGATGCCGTTCTGATCTTCGAAGCGCTTTCACGCGCCGATCCGGCCTTTTCATCGTTCATTTCGATCCACAACATGGTGGCATCGATGATCGACCGCTTTGGCAATGACGAGCAGCGCCAGCGCTTTCTGCCGAAACTGACCTCGATGGAATGGCTGGCCAGCTACTGCCTGACCGAGCCCGGCTCCGGGTCCGACGCGGCAGCACTGAAGACACGGGCAGTGAAAAGCGGCGGCGACTACGTGCTGAACGGCACCAAGCAATTCATCTCCGGCGCCGGCGACAGCGATGTCTATGCCGTCATGGTCAGAACCGGCTCCGATGGACCAAAGGGTATTTCAACCATCGTCGTGCCCAAGGATGCGCCCGGCCTCTCCTTTGGCGCCAACGAGCACAAGATGGGCTGGCACATGCAGTCGACCCGCCAGGTCATTTTCGAGGATTGCAAGGTGCCGGCCGAAAATCTGCTGTCGGGCGAAGGCGCCGGCTTCGGCATCGCCATGGCAGGGCTCGACGGCGGCCGGCTGAACATTGCCGCCTGTTCGCTGGGCGGCGCGCAATCGGCCCTCGACAAGGCACTGTCCTACACTTCGGAGCGCAAGGCCTTCGGCTCGAAGATCAACCAATTCCAGGCGCTGCAGTTCAAGCTTGCCGACATGGAGACGGAGCTGCAGGCAGCGCGCATTTTCCTGTATGCCGCCGCCTCGAAGCTCGACCGCAAGGCGCCTGATGCCGGAAAATGGTCGGCGATGGCCAAGCGTTTCGTCACCGACACCGGCTTCACCATCGCCAACGACGCACTGCAACTGCTAGGCGGCTACGGCTACCTGCATGACTACGGCATCGAGAAGCTGGTGCGGGACCTGCGCGTCCACCAGATTCTCGAAGGCACCAACGAGATCATGCGCGTTATCATCGCACGCACGTTGATTGGCAGGTGA
- a CDS encoding dimethylsulfonioproprionate lyase family protein, translating into MTTKFDELLEDFRGYLGTVEDALVRDAVARIDWDMSARALEPHPLACLCHLDRAAELAPLEAKPLVRLLAEHGADFRWGQTYSEADFGKDFIDNYGWLEVFGTRGAFANDTVAAGLLILGPGIVYPDHHHIAEEIYIPLTGGTEWRMGEGTFQTRTAGEVIHHKSNVSHAMRTGREPLLALYIWRGGPLAQKSDITGTVAQGRD; encoded by the coding sequence ATGACAACAAAATTCGATGAGCTGCTTGAAGATTTCCGTGGCTATCTCGGCACAGTGGAGGATGCGCTGGTGCGAGATGCCGTCGCACGAATTGACTGGGACATGTCCGCCCGCGCGCTCGAACCGCACCCTCTAGCCTGCCTGTGTCACCTCGACCGCGCTGCTGAACTGGCGCCGTTGGAGGCCAAGCCGCTGGTGCGCTTGCTTGCCGAGCACGGCGCCGACTTTCGCTGGGGCCAGACTTACAGTGAAGCCGATTTCGGCAAGGATTTCATCGACAATTATGGCTGGCTGGAGGTTTTTGGCACACGCGGTGCCTTCGCCAATGACACGGTGGCGGCCGGTTTGCTGATTCTCGGGCCCGGCATCGTCTACCCCGACCATCACCACATTGCCGAGGAGATCTACATTCCGCTGACCGGCGGCACCGAATGGCGCATGGGCGAAGGGACTTTTCAGACGCGCACGGCGGGCGAGGTGATCCACCACAAGTCCAATGTCAGCCATGCCATGCGCACGGGCCGGGAGCCCTTGCTGGCGCTCTACATCTGGCGCGGCGGACCATTGGCGCAGAAATCCGACATCACCGGAACCGTGGCGCAGGGCAGGGACTGA
- a CDS encoding cobyric acid synthase, giving the protein MVRAIMLQGTGSDVGKTVLVAGLCRAARKRGLKVRPFKPQNMSNNAAVADIPGEAGGGEIGRGQWLQAIACGVAPTVHMNPVLLKPQTDVGAQVIVQGKVFGEARARDYQALKGQLMDAVLDSWAKVGEGADLVIVEGAGSPAEINLRSRDIANMGFATRANVPVVLVGDIDRGGVIASVAGTHLILPEEDRRMIVGYLINKFRGDVTLFDDGIRSIDEFTGWRCFGVVPWLKAAARLPSEDSVVLERLALAEKRALKVAVPMLGRIANFDDLDPLKAEPQVEVVFVPPGQRLPYDAGLVVIPGSKSTIGDLLKFRENGWDRDLLAHARRGGHVVGICGGFQMLGRIVRDPDGIEGSVTETEGLGLLDVETVMEPEKTVRNVKARSVPFNLPLEGYEIHLGRTTGPDTLRPSAVINNVDDGAMSADGKVMGTYLHGLFGADAFRTRFLESLGVQGGGIDYRAEVERALDEIAAELETHLDCDAIFGLAR; this is encoded by the coding sequence ATGGTCAGGGCGATCATGCTGCAAGGCACCGGCTCGGATGTCGGCAAGACGGTGCTGGTCGCCGGCCTCTGCCGGGCAGCGAGGAAGCGCGGGCTGAAGGTGCGCCCGTTCAAGCCGCAGAACATGTCGAACAATGCCGCCGTCGCGGATATTCCTGGCGAGGCGGGCGGCGGCGAAATCGGCCGTGGGCAATGGCTGCAGGCGATTGCTTGCGGTGTCGCGCCTACAGTCCACATGAACCCGGTGCTGCTGAAGCCGCAGACCGATGTCGGCGCGCAGGTCATCGTGCAAGGCAAGGTTTTCGGCGAGGCCCGGGCACGCGACTATCAGGCGCTCAAGGGCCAGTTGATGGACGCGGTGCTGGATTCCTGGGCCAAGGTCGGTGAGGGTGCCGATCTTGTCATCGTCGAAGGCGCGGGCTCGCCCGCCGAGATCAACCTGCGAAGCCGCGACATTGCCAATATGGGCTTTGCGACACGCGCCAATGTGCCGGTGGTGCTGGTCGGCGATATCGACCGTGGTGGCGTCATCGCCTCGGTCGCGGGCACGCATCTGATCCTGCCGGAAGAAGACCGGCGCATGATCGTCGGCTATCTCATCAACAAGTTCCGTGGCGACGTCACGCTGTTCGATGACGGCATCAGGTCGATCGACGAATTCACGGGATGGCGCTGCTTCGGCGTCGTGCCATGGTTGAAAGCGGCGGCGCGATTGCCTTCAGAGGACTCCGTCGTGCTGGAGCGGTTGGCGTTGGCCGAGAAGCGCGCGCTGAAAGTGGCGGTGCCGATGCTGGGCCGTATCGCCAATTTCGACGATCTTGATCCGCTCAAAGCCGAGCCGCAGGTCGAAGTCGTCTTCGTGCCACCTGGCCAGCGCTTGCCTTACGATGCCGGGCTGGTGGTCATTCCCGGTTCGAAATCGACCATCGGCGATCTCCTGAAATTCCGCGAGAATGGCTGGGACCGTGATCTCCTCGCGCATGCCAGGCGTGGTGGTCATGTCGTCGGCATCTGCGGCGGCTTCCAGATGCTTGGCCGCATCGTGCGTGACCCCGATGGCATCGAGGGCAGCGTCACCGAGACAGAAGGTCTTGGCCTGCTCGACGTCGAGACGGTGATGGAGCCGGAGAAGACGGTGCGCAATGTCAAGGCGCGCTCGGTGCCTTTCAACCTGCCGCTCGAAGGCTACGAAATCCACCTTGGCCGCACCACCGGTCCGGACACGCTGCGCCCATCCGCCGTCATCAACAACGTCGATGACGGCGCCATGTCCGCCGACGGCAAGGTGATGGGTACATACCTGCACGGGCTGTTCGGCGCCGACGCGTTCAGGACAAGGTTTCTCGAAAGCCTGGGCGTGCAGGGCGGTGGCATCGACTATCGCGCCGAAGTCGAGCGGGCGCTGGACGAGATCGCCGCCGAACTGGAAACCCATCTCGACTGCGACGCGATCTTTGGCCTGGCGCGGTAG
- a CDS encoding VOC family protein: MPASSEPPRLYPTLRYRNASEMIDWLGEAFGFTVRERHGQGDVVHHAELVFGSSVIMMGTAREDRFGKMVGMPGTSGGKAIYVAVDDADAAYAKAKKAGAEILEELNDRDYGSREFICRDPEGNIWSFGTYWPKVGEKA, encoded by the coding sequence ATGCCCGCATCAAGTGAACCGCCACGGCTCTACCCGACGCTGCGCTACAGGAATGCCTCTGAAATGATCGACTGGCTGGGCGAGGCTTTCGGCTTCACCGTCCGCGAGCGTCATGGCCAGGGCGATGTCGTGCACCATGCCGAACTGGTCTTCGGCTCCTCGGTGATCATGATGGGCACCGCGCGCGAAGACAGGTTCGGCAAGATGGTCGGGATGCCCGGCACCAGCGGCGGCAAGGCGATCTATGTCGCCGTCGATGACGCGGATGCAGCTTATGCCAAAGCGAAGAAGGCCGGCGCCGAAATCCTCGAAGAGCTGAACGACCGCGACTATGGCAGCCGCGAATTCATCTGCCGTGATCCGGAAGGCAATATCTGGTCCTTCGGCACCTATTGGCCGAAGGTTGGAGAAAAGGCCTAG
- a CDS encoding AraC family transcriptional regulator, protein MPVETQRQNEQDRHIAGRFEMLRHIPGPRLEGIVTDILGYRETAPGHFRNVEYASLTVPLVISFAEPFAIGLGKDPGHNDRFASFAAGLYAGPVVIESFGGSCCVQVNFTPLGARRFFRQPMSELADRMLGLDDVLGLEGITLRERLGNAPDWSERFAIVEMFVAGRLADARETQTEIAWAYDRIIISGGRTRISSLAEKLGWSRKHLAGKFTDATGMGPKTLSRIVRFNRALNLSRQQASDWADIAADCGYSDQAHLVREFRDLAGETPTSLSVQA, encoded by the coding sequence ATGCCGGTCGAGACGCAGCGCCAGAACGAACAGGATCGGCACATCGCCGGCCGGTTCGAGATGTTGCGGCACATCCCCGGGCCACGGCTTGAAGGCATCGTTACCGACATTCTCGGCTACCGCGAAACGGCTCCCGGCCACTTCCGCAACGTCGAATACGCCTCATTGACCGTGCCGCTGGTGATCAGCTTTGCCGAGCCCTTCGCCATCGGCCTTGGCAAGGACCCCGGCCACAACGACCGCTTCGCCAGTTTCGCCGCCGGCCTCTATGCCGGCCCGGTGGTGATCGAATCCTTCGGCGGCTCCTGCTGTGTCCAGGTCAACTTCACGCCGCTCGGTGCGCGCCGCTTTTTCCGCCAACCGATGAGCGAACTGGCTGACCGCATGCTCGGTCTTGACGATGTGCTCGGCCTCGAAGGCATCACGTTGCGCGAGAGGCTGGGCAATGCGCCGGACTGGAGCGAGCGCTTCGCCATCGTCGAGATGTTCGTCGCCGGCCGGCTCGCCGATGCCCGCGAAACACAGACCGAGATTGCATGGGCCTACGACAGGATCATCATTTCTGGCGGCCGCACGCGCATTTCATCGCTTGCCGAAAAGCTGGGCTGGAGCCGCAAGCATCTCGCGGGAAAGTTCACCGATGCGACCGGCATGGGTCCGAAGACGCTGTCGCGCATCGTCCGCTTCAACCGCGCGCTCAACTTGTCGCGGCAACAGGCCAGCGACTGGGCCGACATCGCCGCCGATTGCGGCTACTCCGACCAGGCGCATCTGGTGCGTGAATTCCGCGACCTTGCCGGCGAAACGCCGACATCGCTTTCAGTACAAGCGTAA
- a CDS encoding TSUP family transporter produces the protein MFDLATQTVVMLALAAFAAGFVDSIAGGGGLITVPALLLAGFTPVQALATNKLQGMFGSGSATIHYASKGHVDLRRQLPSALLALVGSAIGALLATIVPGDLLRALLPLVLIAIALYFALKPNMNDVDRAERLSPFLFGLTLVPVIGFYDGLFGPGAGSFYMLAFVALAGYGVLKATAHTKLLNFASNIGGFIVFAAVGVVYWKIGLMMGVAQFLGARVGASLAMRIGARLIKPLLVVVCLALAVKLLADPANPLRTLIGV, from the coding sequence ATGTTCGATCTCGCCACACAAACTGTCGTCATGCTTGCGCTGGCTGCCTTTGCCGCCGGCTTTGTCGATTCGATTGCGGGCGGCGGCGGGTTGATCACCGTGCCGGCGCTGCTGCTAGCCGGCTTCACACCAGTTCAGGCGCTCGCCACCAACAAGCTGCAAGGCATGTTCGGCTCGGGCTCGGCGACGATCCACTATGCCTCCAAGGGCCATGTCGACCTGCGCCGGCAATTGCCCTCGGCCCTGTTGGCGCTTGTCGGCAGCGCCATCGGCGCCTTGCTGGCGACGATCGTGCCGGGTGATCTGCTGCGGGCGTTGCTGCCGCTGGTGCTGATCGCCATCGCGCTCTACTTCGCGCTCAAGCCCAACATGAACGACGTCGATCGCGCCGAGCGCCTGTCGCCGTTCCTCTTCGGGTTGACGCTCGTGCCGGTCATCGGCTTCTATGACGGCCTGTTCGGGCCGGGAGCCGGTTCCTTCTATATGCTGGCTTTCGTCGCGCTCGCCGGCTACGGCGTGCTCAAGGCGACGGCACACACCAAGCTGCTCAACTTCGCCTCCAACATCGGCGGTTTCATCGTCTTCGCCGCTGTCGGCGTCGTCTACTGGAAGATCGGCCTGATGATGGGTGTTGCCCAGTTCCTCGGCGCCCGCGTCGGCGCCAGCCTCGCCATGCGCATCGGCGCCAGGCTGATCAAGCCATTGCTTGTGGTCGTCTGTCTGGCGCTGGCGGTGAAGCTCCTGGCCGACCCGGCCAACCCGTTGCGAACCCTGATTGGTGTGTAA
- a CDS encoding TerB family tellurite resistance protein encodes MAIALLDQIRSIFDGDPGVRKVADDPILSAELLMLFRMILADGSVSESEMVAFRRICKDAFDIPETSIDAVIEYLNEFGYETNGSQAIALFRDLDVERRKQLARHMAEIAKADSQLAESEVRLLRRTLDLLDISPVDVVTPEE; translated from the coding sequence ATGGCGATTGCTCTGCTGGATCAGATACGCTCGATCTTCGACGGCGACCCGGGTGTGCGCAAGGTGGCGGACGATCCGATTCTGTCGGCGGAATTGCTGATGCTGTTCCGCATGATCCTGGCCGACGGCTCGGTCAGCGAGAGCGAGATGGTTGCCTTCCGGCGCATCTGCAAGGATGCCTTCGACATTCCCGAAACCAGCATCGACGCCGTCATCGAATATCTCAACGAGTTCGGCTACGAGACCAATGGTTCGCAGGCCATCGCGCTGTTCCGCGATCTCGATGTCGAGCGGCGCAAGCAGCTGGCGCGCCACATGGCCGAGATCGCCAAGGCCGATTCGCAGCTTGCCGAGAGCGAAGTCCGGCTGCTGCGCCGCACACTCGACTTGCTCGACATCAGCCCGGTCGATGTGGTGACGCCTGAAGAATAG
- a CDS encoding ABC transporter ATP-binding protein, giving the protein MSLLEIENLSLSIGDTPILKKVELAVAPGEVMGLVGESGSGKSMTALTLMQLLPHAARASGRVVFDGIDILAATEDQMCALRGDDIGMVFQEPMTALNPVKTIGEQVAEGIRWHTRASRAEAEDRARKMLDRVGLPEAQFPLSRYPHELSGGQRQRVVIAIACALKPKLLIADEPTTALDVVLQAQVLDLLRGLVAENRMGLLLISHDLAVVTEMADRITILRHGEVMEAGDTARTLSEQLHPYTRQLAQASMHVPARARIHGAGSAKPLLEVENVTRDYPGRRTSLFKRGAAIRAVDDVSLSMTPGQSIALVGRSGCGKSTLARMILALDRPTSGDIRFRGEIITGKDEAELKPARRDMQVVFQDPYGSFDPRQKVEKLVAEPLHVLEKQPSRAERREMVAHAFHEVGLDQRDMDKYPHEFSGGQRQRLSIARAIITRPKLVVADEPVSALDVSIRAQILDLFADLNQKLGIAYLFITHDLTVARAITDEVLVMHDGRIVERGKTSEVLDHPRSDAAKALVSAAPDLHRAIARRMQEQG; this is encoded by the coding sequence ATGAGCCTGCTCGAAATCGAGAACCTGTCGTTGAGCATCGGCGACACTCCGATCCTGAAGAAGGTCGAGCTTGCCGTGGCTCCCGGCGAGGTAATGGGGCTTGTCGGCGAATCCGGCTCGGGCAAGTCCATGACCGCGCTGACGCTGATGCAGTTGCTGCCCCACGCCGCGCGCGCCAGCGGCCGCGTTGTTTTCGACGGCATCGATATTCTCGCCGCGACCGAGGATCAGATGTGCGCGCTGCGTGGCGACGACATCGGCATGGTGTTCCAGGAGCCGATGACAGCGCTCAACCCGGTCAAGACCATCGGCGAGCAGGTTGCCGAAGGCATCCGCTGGCACACCAGGGCAAGCCGCGCCGAAGCCGAGGACCGGGCGAGGAAAATGCTCGACCGTGTCGGCTTGCCCGAAGCACAATTTCCGCTGTCGCGTTATCCGCACGAATTGTCCGGCGGCCAGCGCCAGCGCGTCGTCATCGCCATCGCTTGTGCGTTGAAACCGAAACTGCTGATCGCCGACGAACCGACCACCGCGCTCGACGTGGTGCTGCAGGCGCAGGTCCTCGACCTCCTTCGCGGCCTCGTTGCAGAGAACCGCATGGGCCTGCTGTTGATCTCGCACGATCTCGCGGTCGTGACCGAGATGGCAGACCGCATCACCATCCTGCGCCATGGCGAGGTGATGGAGGCCGGCGACACCGCGCGCACTCTTTCCGAGCAGCTACACCCTTACACGCGCCAACTGGCGCAGGCCTCGATGCATGTGCCGGCGCGCGCCAGGATACATGGCGCCGGGTCGGCCAAGCCGTTGCTCGAGGTCGAGAATGTGACCCGCGATTATCCGGGACGGCGGACCTCTCTGTTCAAGCGCGGGGCCGCGATCCGCGCTGTCGACGACGTCTCGCTGTCGATGACGCCGGGCCAATCCATTGCGCTGGTCGGCCGCTCCGGCTGCGGCAAGTCCACACTCGCCCGCATGATCCTGGCGCTCGACCGGCCGACATCGGGAGACATCCGTTTTCGCGGCGAGATCATCACCGGCAAGGACGAAGCCGAACTGAAGCCGGCGCGGCGCGACATGCAGGTGGTCTTCCAGGACCCCTACGGCTCCTTCGATCCGCGCCAGAAAGTTGAGAAGCTGGTGGCCGAACCACTGCATGTTCTGGAGAAGCAGCCATCCCGCGCCGAGCGGCGCGAAATGGTGGCGCATGCCTTTCACGAAGTTGGCCTCGACCAGCGCGACATGGACAAATATCCGCACGAGTTTTCAGGCGGCCAGCGTCAGCGCCTGTCGATCGCCCGCGCCATCATCACCCGCCCGAAACTGGTGGTGGCCGATGAGCCGGTCTCGGCGCTCGATGTCTCGATCCGCGCCCAGATCCTCGACCTGTTCGCTGACCTCAACCAGAAGCTCGGCATCGCCTATCTCTTCATCACCCATGACCTGACGGTTGCCCGCGCCATCACGGATGAAGTGCTGGTGATGCATGACGGCAGGATCGTCGAGCGCGGCAAGACGAGCGAGGTACTCGATCACCCGCGATCGGACGCAGCCAAGGCTCTGGTTTCAGCAGCGCCTGATCTGCACCGGGCGATCGCCCGGCGGATGCAGGAACAAGGGTGA
- a CDS encoding ABC transporter permease: MTLHIDIPEETFGAILAKAFRNRSFVIGMIVTAFVLAVALASYIWTPYDVAKLIIADKTQSPSPAHWFGTDHFGRDILSMVMVGARNSIAVALVAVGIGMGVGVPLGAYAAARGGLVDEALMRLNDLVFAFPALLSAIMITAIFGPGAVNAIIAIGIFNIPVFARVARAGALAIWPREFILAARAAGKSKARITIEHVLPNVATLLLVQGTIQFALGILAEAGLSYLGLGAQPPMPSWGRMLFDAQTRMVVAPWMAIFPGMAIVITVLGLNLLGDGIADILDPKSRRQR; this comes from the coding sequence ATGACGCTGCATATAGACATCCCCGAGGAGACTTTCGGCGCCATTCTCGCCAAGGCATTCAGGAACCGCTCGTTCGTCATTGGCATGATCGTAACGGCATTTGTGCTTGCGGTCGCTCTCGCCTCCTACATCTGGACGCCTTATGACGTTGCCAAACTGATCATCGCCGACAAGACGCAAAGCCCCTCGCCGGCGCACTGGTTCGGCACCGACCATTTCGGCCGCGATATCCTGTCGATGGTCATGGTTGGCGCCCGCAACTCGATCGCCGTCGCCCTGGTCGCGGTCGGCATCGGCATGGGTGTAGGCGTACCGCTCGGCGCCTATGCGGCCGCACGCGGCGGTCTCGTCGACGAAGCGCTGATGCGGCTCAACGATCTCGTCTTCGCCTTCCCGGCCCTTCTGTCGGCGATCATGATCACCGCCATTTTCGGGCCGGGCGCGGTCAACGCCATCATTGCCATCGGCATCTTCAACATTCCGGTTTTTGCGCGCGTTGCCCGCGCCGGTGCTCTCGCGATCTGGCCGCGCGAGTTCATCCTCGCCGCGCGTGCCGCCGGCAAAAGCAAGGCACGGATCACCATCGAACATGTCCTGCCCAACGTCGCGACTCTGCTCCTCGTGCAAGGCACGATCCAGTTCGCGCTTGGCATTCTCGCCGAAGCCGGGCTTTCCTATCTCGGCCTCGGCGCACAACCGCCCATGCCGAGTTGGGGCCGCATGCTGTTCGATGCGCAAACCCGCATGGTGGTGGCGCCATGGATGGCGATCTTTCCTGGCATGGCCATCGTCATCACCGTGCTCGGGCTGAACCTTCTTGGCGACGGCATCGCCGACATCCTCGATCCGAAATCGCGGCGGCAACGATGA
- a CDS encoding ABC transporter permease, protein MTAYLLKRLAIAAATLVLASMVVFAVLEILPGDPARLMLGLNASADQIELLRDQMGLNAPLAWRYLHWAGGLLSLDFGRSYTYSVPVIDLVRERLAVSLPLALIALALSTLIAIPVGLFSASRRGRAGDTISMGAAQLGVAVPNFWFALMLIYLFAVWLRLVPAGGFPGWSAGIWLALKSLLLPAVALALPQAAILARVTRSALIEVLNEDYIRTARAKGLPYRAVLWRHALRNAMIPVLTILGLQFAFLLAGTIIIENVFYLPGLGRLVFQAITQRDLIVVESVVMLLVAAVIAVNLIVDISYAVVDPRLRGRQ, encoded by the coding sequence ATGACCGCCTATCTCCTCAAGCGCCTCGCCATAGCCGCCGCCACGCTGGTGCTGGCCTCGATGGTGGTCTTTGCCGTGCTGGAGATCCTTCCTGGTGATCCGGCTCGCTTGATGCTGGGCCTGAACGCCAGTGCCGACCAGATCGAACTGCTGCGCGACCAGATGGGCCTGAACGCGCCTCTTGCCTGGCGTTATCTGCATTGGGCCGGTGGATTGCTCAGCCTCGATTTTGGCCGCTCCTATACCTATTCGGTCCCGGTCATCGATCTCGTGCGCGAGCGGCTTGCCGTGTCGCTGCCACTGGCGCTGATTGCGCTTGCCCTCTCGACGCTCATCGCCATCCCGGTCGGGCTGTTCTCCGCCAGCCGCCGGGGACGGGCCGGTGACACGATCTCCATGGGCGCTGCCCAGCTCGGTGTCGCCGTGCCGAATTTCTGGTTCGCGCTGATGCTGATCTACCTCTTTGCCGTCTGGCTGCGGCTGGTGCCGGCCGGCGGCTTTCCCGGCTGGAGCGCCGGCATATGGCTGGCGCTGAAATCACTGTTGTTGCCGGCGGTGGCGCTGGCGCTGCCGCAGGCCGCGATCCTGGCGCGTGTTACACGCTCGGCGTTGATCGAGGTGTTGAACGAGGACTATATCCGCACCGCCCGCGCCAAGGGCCTGCCCTATCGCGCCGTGCTGTGGCGGCACGCGTTGCGCAACGCCATGATCCCGGTGCTGACCATTCTCGGCCTGCAATTCGCCTTCCTGCTCGCCGGCACCATCATCATCGAGAACGTCTTCTACCTTCCCGGACTTGGCCGCCTGGTGTTCCAGGCGATCACCCAGCGCGATCTGATTGTCGTCGAGAGCGTCGTCATGCTGCTGGTCGCTGCCGTCATTGCCGTCAACCTCATTGTCGATATCTCCTATGCGGTCGTCGATCCCCGCCTGAGAGGCCGGCAATGA